A stretch of DNA from Hirundo rustica isolate bHirRus1 chromosome 1, bHirRus1.pri.v3, whole genome shotgun sequence:
atgttcAGTATTTCCTCTCTGAGAACAGCCCCACTGACATAAAGGTGCTGGTGGCAGGTTCTTTCTTTACCAAGAATTGAGATGCTGCTTTCTCAGTAGTGAGGCAGGTGAATATAAGCGGCTCACAGTGAGCTGTGGTGATGGATTTCCCGTAATTTGGGGCAGAAACTTCGCTAAAAGCTTGTGGTGGTGTCAGGAGGAAGCAGTGACTCATGTCAGAGAAAATTGTGctcattaatttttaagtttaatGCAATTGAGtaaggaaagcagaaataattttgcgtttggggtttgtttggtttttttatatgTACAGGTAGACAGATATCCCCATGCTTAGGCAGAAGCCAAGTTGTTCAGGACACAAAATATTCACCAGACAGTGGCAGAAATTTAAACCCGTGAAATtgcagtatctgaagggagcctacaagaaagatgaagagggGCTTTTTACATGGAGTGACaagacaaggaggaatggcttcaaactgaaagaggatagGTTTGGATCAGATGTTAGGAGGAAGTTCTTAgctgtgaggccctggcacaggttcccagagaagcggtggctgcccctggatccctggaagtgtccaaggccaggttggacagggcttggggcaacctggggtagtggaaggtgttcctgcaaatggcaggggttggaacgagatgatcttgaaagtcccttccaacccaaaccattctatgattctctgaacTAAAGGGAAAAACCCCTCTGTGATGTGATGTTTGCTTCCTGTGTGAATTGGAACAAGACTTTGATCCCTTTCCCTTGCTCTTAGGCAGCCACTGGATGAACAAAACCTCAGGAGTGACAGCAACGACCACAGACACGTGGCGGGATGCTGCCAATTCGAGTGAGTACCCGTACGAGTACCTGGATGAGGGGGACTATGGGCTCTACGGCCTCTGCACCAAAGAGGAGGTGCTCTCCTTCAGCAGGGTGTTCTTGCCATCATTTTACACCGTGATCTTCCTGGTCGGAATGGCTGGGAATGCCCTCCTGTTTACTGTCCTCCTCATGTACatcaagaggaagaagaagatgacTGAGCTGTATCTGCTGAACCTGGTGGTTTCAGACTTTTTTCTGCTACTGACACTTCCTTTCTGGGCTCTGTACACTTCTCAGTGGGTCACCTGGGACATCTTGTGCCCGTTCTTAAACGCCATGTACACTCTGAACTTCTACAGTGGCATCTTCTTTGTGAGCTGCATGAGCCTGGACATGTATCTGCAGATAGTTCATGCTTGCTCTCCTCACAGCTCCACGGTGTGGAGGAATTCCATTCTTGTCTTGTTGGTGATGTGGATCCTTTCCATAGGTCTCTCCATTCCCGATGGCCTCTTCACCAGCACAAGGCAAATTCACAACAAAACCGTCATGTGCACCCAGGATTATGGCCAGGAACACTTATTTTGGAAAGTTGTCTTTCGGGTGATTCAAAACATCCTTGgattccttttccccttcctcttcatGGCGTTCTGCTACTCCCGCATCATGTGTGTCCTCAACACCTCACAGATCCCTGGCTCCAG
This window harbors:
- the ACKR2 gene encoding atypical chemokine receptor 2 isoform X1 — translated: MAAPLLGTAWNGYLRNFSHGTTAGTHWMNKTSGVTATTTDTWRDAANSSEYPYEYLDEGDYGLYGLCTKEEVLSFSRVFLPSFYTVIFLVGMAGNALLFTVLLMYIKRKKKMTELYLLNLVVSDFFLLLTLPFWALYTSQWVTWDILCPFLNAMYTLNFYSGIFFVSCMSLDMYLQIVHACSPHSSTVWRNSILVLLVMWILSIGLSIPDGLFTSTRQIHNKTVMCTQDYGQEHLFWKVVFRVIQNILGFLFPFLFMAFCYSRIMCVLNTSQIPGSRKALCLVLTLVGVFFVLWCPYNIVLILHSLQDVGVIRSCESSRKLDYALQITESLSFVHCCLNPLLYAFVKKRFRAYLWKIPQAIFRRGTFFPIQDSQTSPSCSRYAAEIEMLSITNVS
- the ACKR2 gene encoding atypical chemokine receptor 2 isoform X2, translated to MNKTSGVTATTTDTWRDAANSSEYPYEYLDEGDYGLYGLCTKEEVLSFSRVFLPSFYTVIFLVGMAGNALLFTVLLMYIKRKKKMTELYLLNLVVSDFFLLLTLPFWALYTSQWVTWDILCPFLNAMYTLNFYSGIFFVSCMSLDMYLQIVHACSPHSSTVWRNSILVLLVMWILSIGLSIPDGLFTSTRQIHNKTVMCTQDYGQEHLFWKVVFRVIQNILGFLFPFLFMAFCYSRIMCVLNTSQIPGSRKALCLVLTLVGVFFVLWCPYNIVLILHSLQDVGVIRSCESSRKLDYALQITESLSFVHCCLNPLLYAFVKKRFRAYLWKIPQAIFRRGTFFPIQDSQTSPSCSRYAAEIEMLSITNVS